Within the Flavobacterium sp. CG_23.5 genome, the region TTATAATTCCAGATTTTATTTAGGCTATGAATCTACCGAATCAAGTGACATTCAAAATACCAAAACCCAATTGTTAGGTGATTACAACAATTCATTTTTAACTTCAAATTTTGCTTATTCAAAAACTGATAATAACAGCTTAACTTTTAACAAAAAGTCAACTTTTTCCCTAGGCGTTGGACTAGGAAAAAGAAATCGAAACAACTCATCCAATTTACTTGACACAAACACACAGTTTTATATCAGTTTTCAAGCCATGCATAATTTTCCTATAAACCAAAATAACAACATCAACATAACGACTCAAAATTATTATTTGCATAGCGAAAATTACATATTAAACGAACTATTTCGTTTCGGAGGCTTAAATTCCATAAGAGGATTTGATGAAAATAGCCTGCAAGCCAATTTTTTATCATCAGTATTAACAGAGTACAGACATACACTGTCTCCTAGTTTATACATTCACTCGATCCTAGATTACGGTATGTATACAGATAAAACCATTACAAACGAAAAAAAGCAAAAAGAGAATTTATTCAGCATTGGCGCAGGATTAGGCTTACAAACGAAAAACGGTTGGCTAAAAATAGCGCTAGCTAACGGGATTACCAAAAATCAAAACTTCAAATTTTATAACACCATTATTCACATATGTTATAATGTAAAATTTTAGTCACAAAAATAAAATTTTTCATTTATTAGGAAAGTTAACAAATTATTAAGATTTTTGTCGCATAACTAATTCAATATAATTTAATATGAGATCAAAATTCAAATGGATTTTTACGCTATTAGTAGTGTTAACAATGCAGCTTTCATTTGCACAAGAGAAAACTGTTACAGGGGTAGTTTCCGATGCTACAGGACCATTACCAGGTGCTAATGTTCTTATTCAAGGAACAACAAGGGGTGTACAAACTGATTTTGACGGAAAGTATTCTATCAAAGCAAAAACGGGAGAGGTTTTAATATTCTCTTTCATCGGTATGGCTGAGTCTAGGGCTACAGTTGGAGCTTCAAATTCTATTAATATTAAACTGCAAGACAGTAGTGTAAAATTAGAAGAAGTTTTAATTACTGGAGCAATGGGTATTAAAAAGAGAAAAGATGCACAAACATCTACTCAACAAGTAGTTAAAGCAAAAGAACTTACTCAAGCTTCTAGTCCTAACGTTATACAAGCACTTGCTGGTAAAGTTTCGGGATTACAAATTAACACTGCAAGCAATGGCGCTAACCCTAATACAAAAATTGTATTAAGAGGAAATCGCTCACTTACAGGAAGCAATCAAGCTTTAATCGTTATCGACAATGCTATTTCATCTGCTTCTATTTTGGCACTATTGCCGCCAGAAGTTATTGAAAGCGTCAATGTTATTAAAGGCCAACAAGGTTCTGCACTTTATGGCGAACAAGGTTCAAATGGAGTAATTGTTGTTACTACTAAAAAAGGAACTCAGAATTCAAAAATGACCGTTAGTCTAACTTCTTCTGTAGATTTTCAAACAGTTTCTTTTTTACCAGAAAGACAAACGAAATACGGACAAGGGTGGGCATATGGCTACGATTTTAAATTTCCAACTGCGACAGATCCAAGAAATAATAGCGTTCAATTTTCTCCTTATGAAAATGGAGCCTGGGGTCCCGCGTTTAACAATCCTGCTTTCTCTGGAACTATTGTACCGGTTGGATTACCGCAAGCAGACGGACGTTTTATCATTAGAGAATGGAAATCACTAGGTTCTGATAACATTAAGGATTTCTTTAGAACTGGTACTATTTTACAAAACGGTATAACAATCAATGGCGGTAATGAAGATGGATATTCTTTATTAAGTGTAAACAGACAAACTACTGACTTCGTAGTTCAAGGAGACGGTTTGAAACGTAACAGCTTTTTATTCAAAGGCGGTAAAAAAATGGGTAATTTCACAGTTGACGCAAACATCAATTACATAAACCAGTCTGTTACACAAACTGACAGTGATCTATTTGATGATTTACTACAAACAGCTACTAATGTACCTATCGCCGAATTTAAAAATTCAGGGCATCAAGGTAACTACTCTGTTTATGCTAGAAACCCATATCAAGTAATAAAACAAGTCCGCAATGATGATGGAAGTGACGTATTTAATGGTATTGCAGCCTTAAATTATCAATTCAACAAAAACATCTCTGTTAATTACACCAGCAATGTACAATTGCGTTACACACAATCAACCTCTCACGATGATGGATTTGACAATCTTGGTATAGACTATGATTTTTCTCCGTATTCAGATTTCGGTGATACAGCTTCTTCATATGAAGCTTTGGGAGGAACACCACAAACATCTTCATACTTTGTAAGTCAATCGTTTGGGAGAAAATTCTATGGTGATTTAATCTTCAATTTTAATTATGATCTTACTGAAGATTTGAATTTAAAATTTAATGTTGGAAACAACATGCAAGACAACTTTACAAGAGTTTCAACTCAAGGGGGTACAAATTTAGATACTCCAGGTTACTACCATGTAAACAACGTTTTAAGTCCATCCAATCCATCTACTTTAGCAAATGGAATCACTAGAAGAAGAAGTATATCTGGTTTTGGTAACTTAGATTTAGATTATAAAGGATATTTGTTTTTAAATGCTACTGCGCGTTACGACAAATCTTCTACTGTTGCTGATGGAGTTTTCTATCCTTCAGTAGGTGTTTCATTTGTTCCAACAAGAGCATTTGAAAACTTAAAAGGTGATGTATTAAATTATGTGAAGTTATCAGCAAGTTTTACTAAACTAGGAAATACTACATCAGTTAACCCTTATGCGACTAATGCAACAGGCGTTTCAGCTGCTGGTTTCCCTTTTGGTGATTTAGTTGGTTTTGGCTTTAACCAAGCACCTACCTCTGCTAATATCAAACCAGAATTTTATACTACAAAAGAAGCCGGTGTTAATTTAGGTTTCTTTGGTGACAGAGTTACACTTGATGGTACTTATTATATTACGGACACGAGTGACTTAATAACAAGAGCTACCGCTTCAACTCCTTCTGGATTTGTTAATTCATTACAAAATGTTGGAGATTTACAAAACAAAGGATATGAAATAGATTTAGGTCTTAATCCATTCCGTAATGCTAATGGCTTTAATTGGAATATAAAAGCTAACTATTCTTCTTACAAAACTGTAGTTAAAGCATTATCTAACGGAGTAAACTCCGTGAACTTACAATCAAACACTTTCATTGGTGTTTTTGCAGAAGTAGGAGAAGAATTTCCTTTAATTAAAGGTACTGCTTACGAAAGAGATCCACAAGGACATATTATTGTTAATTCTAATGGTGTACCATTAAAAACAACTGATTTCAAAAAATTAGGTAAATCTACACCTGATTACATTATCGGTTTTTCTAACACATTTAGCTACAAAGGATTATCATTAACTGCAGTTGCTGATTACCGCGCAGGACACAGTATTTATTCTGAAGCCTATGCTACAATGGCATTCGCAGGATACACTTTAGAGTCAGCTTCTCAACCTAGAGAAACAGGTTATATTGTTCCAAATTCAGTACAACAGACTACACCTGGAGTATTTACAACTAATGCTACACCTACTTTTAACACAACTTATGGTGGTGGAACATACAGAGGTGCTTTGGATTATTTTTCAGGTCAATATAACAGAACTGGAGAAGCTATGCTTTTAGATGCATCTGCTGTTAAAATCAAAGAATTATCATTATCATATGATTTACCTTCTAAACTTTTGAAAAACACTGGACTTACTTCTTTCAAATTTGGTGTTAACGCACGTGATCCTTTTATCTTTTTCATAAATAACGGTAATGGTATTAAAAACCAAGGATATACTGATCCTGAAGCTTCAAACACTACAGGAAATGGTTTAGGTATATCTAACGTTGGTCAATATCCTACAACTAAAACTTATGGAGCAAGTATAAACTTAACATTCTAATACATAAATAAAATGAAAAAAATAAAATTTATATTGCCGATTCTTGCCTTAGTCATGTATTCGTGCAATGATTATTTAGATGTCAACACAGACCCTAACCGTCTGTCTGAAAGTCAATTAAATCCGGCGAAATTAATGCCCGCATCGCAGGTTGGTTCGTATAGAGTACAAGCTACTTCGATGAATCAATTAGGTAACGTTTTTATGAACACGTGGGCAAGTAATGTACAATCGTACACAGGAGGTTATAGTAAAGAATTTCAATTAACTATTGACAACTCTTTTTACAATCCAATTTGGAATAATCTATATTTGAATCTAAATAACATTCAAAAAATTATTGACTACCCCAATACTTCTGGAAAGTACAATTATTCAGTTGCTGCTGCAAAAATAATGAAAGCTCATTACATGCAGTACATAGTTGACCTTTACGGTAATGCGCCTTTCACTGGAGCGTTTAAAGGATTTGAAAACTTAACTCCAGCTTATAATGACGATCAATTTATTTACCGTCAGTTATTGACTGGTTTAGATGAAGCACGTGCTTTAATTGCAAAATCAGATCCTTCTGTATCGGAAGACATTGCTGGCTTTGATGTTATGCTACACGGTGACATGAATCGTTGGGTACAATTTGCAAATACTATTGAATTAAGAATGTTATTGAGAATGTCAAATAACACTGGTGCTATTGCAACTTACAGAAATGCAAGATTAACTAAATTAGCCTCAGCTTCATTGATATCTAGTTCAGTTACTATAAATCCTGGTTATTCTGATTCTAATGATGATCAATTGAATCCAACTTATGGAGTTTTCTTCTTTGATTCTGCGCTTAATTCACTAGCTAACCGCACTTTCATAACGGAGTCAGGTCACATATACAAAGCATTAAATGCTGCCTCAGTTTACACAACAACAGGAGCGCCAGAAATAATTGCTGGTTCAGGTATATTCTACCCAAATGTTGCGGATCCAAGAAGAACAAGACTTTTTGGTAATGGTGCTGGTCAAACTTATCAAAGAGCGGTTACCCAAGGAAGTAATGTAGTTGATATATTCCCTACTACTGGTGCCGCTGGTTTACCGGCAAGACTAGGAACTGGATTGTTAAATCCTGAAAATGCAATTGTTGCTTCCGCAACTTCAGATTATGCATCTAGTAATGGTTATGTAATGACATTACAAGAAGCTTATTTCTTGCGAGCTGAAGCTGCGTTACGTTACCCAACTTTATTTACAGGAGCCTCTGCAAACTTTGATTTAGGAGTTCAAGCTTCATTTAAATATTTAACTTCTACAGTAGGTACTTATTTGACAACTGTAAATGCTACAAAACCAAATTTTGGATTTAATGTAGCTAACACTTTTGCTCAAAATTTACATGCAATTATGTATCAAAAATGGATTGGTTTAGCTGGAATTCATGGTATTGAATCATTTATTGATTACAACCGTACGGGTTATCCTTTAACTCCATTAGCTACAACAGCTACTGAAAAAAGAAAACCTAGAAGTTTAATTTATCCAATTTCTGAGTACATTGCTAATGCAGCAAATGTTCCAGTGCTAACAGCAGCACAAATATTTGCTGATTCAGATCCTTCTAATCCATTCTGGAGATCAGGAGATCCTGCTTTAGGAAACTAACATAATAATAATTCCAAGAAAAAGGACCGCCAGCAATGGCGGTCCTTTTTTATTTCAATCCTAGTCTAAATTGAAAAAACTACCGAGGATTATTAGAAAACAAAACCAGAATATTTAATCTAAAGGAAATAAGGCATTGCTGCAGTTTTGTTTTATAAGTTCCCATATAATTACGGTTGAATTGTATCACCAAAGGATGGAAAGTTGCACAAAAAAAATCTTCTCTTTCCAATTTCATAGTATAAAGTTTGTTACACGAAAAATTATAAGGCCAACTACTATCTACTTAAAGCTTCAATTTATCTTATTGATCAGTTGAAAAATACGCCGATTTAGCTTCACTATGTTTACATATATTCCTTCTGCAATTTCAATGATAAACCTACCAGTCTAAAACGCATATATAACGCTACAACACTTATGATTGTCCACATATATACTTTATAAGAATGAGCAGACTAACATTGAGTTATAATATTTCAATTTAACACCTCTTTTTGGGTAGCTTAATTATTATAATAAAAATAATTAATTTTTTTTAACTAAGGCAAAAACTCCCTCCCCCACTTAATATTATACTTTCTTGACAGCTTCACTTTAGGGTCAAGTTCAAAATCATATGTTTTAATGTTTTTTGAGCAATTAGAAATGGTTTGATTTTTCCATTTTTCCTAAGAAATACACTTTGACTTAACAGGTCATAATCCCATATTTACCCAATGCTTTTGCAAGGGATTGTATACATTCGCTTATTTTCTTAGAATACTACTTTCGGTGAAATACTGTAACCCATATCGGTCCCTATTATATCAATCAAATCTCGTATAATCATAATCAGTTTGAATCGCGTATTTGCAGGACGTAATATCCCATGGAAAACTTAAAATCGAGAAAATTAACAAATAAAAAACATCTCTTGTATTAAAAATAAATTAGCGAATTAAGTATTTCTAGATTTTCAATTTAAAAAAAAATTAAGCATTTTAAAAATATTTAATACCGTTGTGATATCTATATAGCTAGAATTATTAAATCAAGGATACTGTTAAATTTCAACATCCTCGTAAAATAAGAGTTTCATTTATTAGGAAAGTTAACAAATTATTAAGATTTTTGTCGCACTAATTCAAAATATTTAAAAATGAAACTAAAGTTCAATGGATTCTTAGTACTATTAGTAGTACTTGTGGCGCAACTAACTTTTGCGCAAGAAAGAGCCGTTTCAGGAACTGTTTCCGATAATGCAGGATTGCCTTTACCAGGTGTGAGTGTATTAGTAAAGGGAACTAAATCTGGGACACAAACTGATTTTGACGGAAAATATTCTATCAAAGCTTCACCAAGTCAAGTCTTGATTTTTACCTACATAGGCATGAAATCTCGCGAAGTAATGGCAACATCTTCAACTGTGAATGTGAAATTAGAAAGTGGAGCGTTAGAACTTGAAGGAGTTGTAGTAACAGCTTTAGGAATTAAAAGAGAAAAAAAATCTCTAGGTTATGCTACTCAAGAAGTTAAAGCAGAAGACTTAAATTCAGGTGCAGGAAGTGGAAATTTCATTAATGAACTTTCAGGAAAAGTAGCAGGTGTTAACATCAAAAGAAACAACAACTTTGGTGGTTCATCTAGTATTGTATCTAGAGGGGTTAAAAGTTTAACTGGTAGTAATGAGATGCTTATTGTTATTGACGGAATGCCAATCAACAACTCTAATGCAACTGGTGGTACAG harbors:
- a CDS encoding SusD/RagB family nutrient-binding outer membrane lipoprotein; this encodes MKKIKFILPILALVMYSCNDYLDVNTDPNRLSESQLNPAKLMPASQVGSYRVQATSMNQLGNVFMNTWASNVQSYTGGYSKEFQLTIDNSFYNPIWNNLYLNLNNIQKIIDYPNTSGKYNYSVAAAKIMKAHYMQYIVDLYGNAPFTGAFKGFENLTPAYNDDQFIYRQLLTGLDEARALIAKSDPSVSEDIAGFDVMLHGDMNRWVQFANTIELRMLLRMSNNTGAIATYRNARLTKLASASLISSSVTINPGYSDSNDDQLNPTYGVFFFDSALNSLANRTFITESGHIYKALNAASVYTTTGAPEIIAGSGIFYPNVADPRRTRLFGNGAGQTYQRAVTQGSNVVDIFPTTGAAGLPARLGTGLLNPENAIVASATSDYASSNGYVMTLQEAYFLRAEAALRYPTLFTGASANFDLGVQASFKYLTSTVGTYLTTVNATKPNFGFNVANTFAQNLHAIMYQKWIGLAGIHGIESFIDYNRTGYPLTPLATTATEKRKPRSLIYPISEYIANAANVPVLTAAQIFADSDPSNPFWRSGDPALGN
- a CDS encoding SusC/RagA family TonB-linked outer membrane protein — protein: MRSKFKWIFTLLVVLTMQLSFAQEKTVTGVVSDATGPLPGANVLIQGTTRGVQTDFDGKYSIKAKTGEVLIFSFIGMAESRATVGASNSINIKLQDSSVKLEEVLITGAMGIKKRKDAQTSTQQVVKAKELTQASSPNVIQALAGKVSGLQINTASNGANPNTKIVLRGNRSLTGSNQALIVIDNAISSASILALLPPEVIESVNVIKGQQGSALYGEQGSNGVIVVTTKKGTQNSKMTVSLTSSVDFQTVSFLPERQTKYGQGWAYGYDFKFPTATDPRNNSVQFSPYENGAWGPAFNNPAFSGTIVPVGLPQADGRFIIREWKSLGSDNIKDFFRTGTILQNGITINGGNEDGYSLLSVNRQTTDFVVQGDGLKRNSFLFKGGKKMGNFTVDANINYINQSVTQTDSDLFDDLLQTATNVPIAEFKNSGHQGNYSVYARNPYQVIKQVRNDDGSDVFNGIAALNYQFNKNISVNYTSNVQLRYTQSTSHDDGFDNLGIDYDFSPYSDFGDTASSYEALGGTPQTSSYFVSQSFGRKFYGDLIFNFNYDLTEDLNLKFNVGNNMQDNFTRVSTQGGTNLDTPGYYHVNNVLSPSNPSTLANGITRRRSISGFGNLDLDYKGYLFLNATARYDKSSTVADGVFYPSVGVSFVPTRAFENLKGDVLNYVKLSASFTKLGNTTSVNPYATNATGVSAAGFPFGDLVGFGFNQAPTSANIKPEFYTTKEAGVNLGFFGDRVTLDGTYYITDTSDLITRATASTPSGFVNSLQNVGDLQNKGYEIDLGLNPFRNANGFNWNIKANYSSYKTVVKALSNGVNSVNLQSNTFIGVFAEVGEEFPLIKGTAYERDPQGHIIVNSNGVPLKTTDFKKLGKSTPDYIIGFSNTFSYKGLSLTAVADYRAGHSIYSEAYATMAFAGYTLESASQPRETGYIVPNSVQQTTPGVFTTNATPTFNTTYGGGTYRGALDYFSGQYNRTGEAMLLDASAVKIKELSLSYDLPSKLLKNTGLTSFKFGVNARDPFIFFINNGNGIKNQGYTDPEASNTTGNGLGISNVGQYPTTKTYGASINLTF